A genomic stretch from Pararhizobium sp. IMCC21322 includes:
- a CDS encoding CynX/NimT family MFS transporter: MTNRWQVLALLFSIRVAMAFQFQAVAALSPFFMEAYKIGIADIGLLIGLYLSPGIFLALPGGAIGKRFGEKQVVLAGLLLMCVGGLMVAIGSTWELQLAGRVIAGVGGVLLNVLMTKMVTDWFAGREIATAMGIFVNSWPVGIALALLVLPGLADATGLNMALLMVAVPAICGFALLATAYEAPAGLNAQDTQPVPLRGTTLWLVICAGLIWGLYNAALSMVFSFAPAMLAEQGWTATAASSVTSIVLWVMAISIPLGGILADRTKRVDTVLMTGLILFAIMLIIAARTDAILLSFTIMGAVAGLSAGPIMSLPSRILLAGNRAIGMGVFFTIFYMFVVLGPLAAGYLADLSGRISIAFDIGTLMLIACIVLLMIFRHQTSTRKQASIPYAAPRSTG, from the coding sequence ATGACAAATCGTTGGCAGGTTCTGGCCTTGCTGTTCAGCATTCGCGTTGCCATGGCTTTTCAGTTTCAGGCCGTCGCAGCTCTGTCACCTTTTTTCATGGAAGCCTACAAGATCGGCATTGCTGATATCGGTCTGTTGATCGGCCTTTATCTGTCGCCCGGCATTTTTCTGGCGTTGCCCGGCGGGGCCATCGGCAAACGCTTTGGCGAAAAGCAGGTCGTTCTGGCGGGTCTGTTGCTGATGTGCGTTGGCGGGTTGATGGTCGCCATCGGCAGCACCTGGGAACTGCAACTCGCTGGCCGGGTGATAGCGGGCGTTGGCGGCGTTCTGCTGAATGTCCTGATGACCAAAATGGTCACGGACTGGTTTGCAGGGCGCGAAATCGCGACCGCCATGGGCATCTTTGTCAATTCCTGGCCGGTCGGCATAGCGCTTGCCCTGCTTGTTCTGCCCGGTCTTGCCGACGCAACAGGCCTCAACATGGCCTTGCTGATGGTCGCAGTTCCGGCCATCTGCGGCTTTGCCCTGCTGGCCACAGCCTATGAGGCTCCGGCCGGCCTTAATGCGCAAGACACACAGCCCGTTCCCCTGCGTGGCACCACCTTGTGGCTGGTCATATGCGCCGGGTTGATCTGGGGTCTTTATAATGCCGCGCTCAGCATGGTTTTCAGCTTTGCGCCCGCCATGCTGGCGGAACAGGGCTGGACTGCTACAGCCGCCAGTTCCGTTACCAGTATTGTGCTTTGGGTCATGGCTATCTCAATCCCTCTTGGCGGCATTCTTGCAGATCGCACCAAGCGGGTGGACACTGTGCTGATGACGGGCCTCATCCTGTTTGCAATCATGCTGATCATAGCGGCACGCACGGATGCAATCCTGCTCAGCTTTACAATAATGGGTGCAGTTGCGGGGCTTTCGGCAGGCCCGATCATGAGCCTGCCGTCACGCATATTGCTGGCCGGCAACCGCGCAATTGGCATGGGCGTGTTTTTTACAATCTTCTACATGTTCGTCGTGCTTGGACCGCTGGCAGCAGGATACCTTGCCGATCTGTCCGGCCGTATCAGCATTGCCTTTGATATAGGCACACTCATGCTGATTGCCTGTATAGTTCTACTTATGATCTTCAGACACCAGACCAGCACACGCAAACAGGCCAGCATCCCTTACGCCGCGCCGCGTTCAACGGGCTGA
- a CDS encoding glutamine synthetase III has protein sequence MSGNTVRLNAISAITSTPTVESGFDFVSSPTSSVWGDNVFSLNEMEQRLPKAIFKSLKKTITSGEELDPTTADAVAEAMKTWAISKGVTHYAHVFYPLTGLTAEKHDSFFDPDGNGGTIATFAGKALIQGEPDGSSFPNGGIRQTFEARGYTIWDVTSPAYIIENPNGTTLCIPTAFVSWTGEALDKKTPVLRSMQALNEHAQRVLKFFGTDGPFISSSAGAEQEYFLVDNHFYYARPDLLAAGRTLFGSPPPKGQEFDDHYFGAIPERVQAFMFEVERECFKLGIPAKTRHNEVAPGQFELAPVYEMANVATDHQQLVMTTLRKVATKYGMTCLLHEKPFAGVNGSGKHVNFSMGSSKAGNLFDPGDTPAENAQFVVFCAAMISSVYKHAKLLRSVVASASNDHRLGANEAPPAILSVFLGTELYEVMESIVNGSPITSKRVPLNLGVDVLPSIPKDSGDRNRTSPMAFTGNRFEFRAVGSNQSIAGPMVAMNTIMAEALDEAATLLEAADTSSTEKLGAAVADYVKKVWGECSNVVFNGDGYADEWQTEAARRGLPNLVTTPDALGVLKEQTYIDLFAKYEVLSERELDSRYEVYAEQYISAVNVESNLVVEIARTMVFPAAIRYQGQMASSLASLKTIGVETDHDTISTLTALIKKLQDSVAGLEALKAKEHDADSVAAHCFMIKDEILPKMLEVRGHVDALEAIVADDLWPLPTYQEMLYIR, from the coding sequence ATGAGCGGCAATACCGTGCGTTTGAATGCCATTTCAGCAATTACATCGACACCAACCGTTGAATCCGGTTTTGATTTTGTATCAAGCCCGACCAGCAGTGTCTGGGGCGATAATGTTTTCAGTTTGAATGAAATGGAACAACGCCTACCCAAAGCGATCTTCAAATCGTTGAAGAAAACAATCACGTCAGGCGAGGAACTGGATCCGACCACGGCAGATGCTGTCGCCGAGGCGATGAAGACATGGGCCATTTCAAAAGGCGTGACGCATTACGCACATGTGTTTTATCCGCTCACCGGCCTGACCGCCGAGAAACACGATTCCTTCTTCGACCCGGATGGAAATGGCGGCACGATTGCAACCTTTGCCGGTAAGGCGCTGATCCAGGGCGAGCCGGATGGTTCCTCCTTTCCAAATGGCGGCATTCGCCAGACATTTGAAGCCCGTGGTTACACTATCTGGGACGTCACAAGCCCGGCCTACATTATTGAAAATCCAAACGGCACGACGCTCTGCATCCCGACCGCCTTTGTGTCCTGGACAGGCGAAGCGCTGGATAAAAAGACCCCGGTTCTGCGCTCCATGCAGGCGCTTAACGAACACGCCCAGCGCGTTCTGAAATTCTTTGGAACAGACGGCCCTTTCATCTCGTCCTCCGCTGGTGCCGAGCAGGAATATTTTCTGGTCGACAACCACTTCTATTACGCACGCCCAGACCTTCTGGCCGCTGGCAGAACCCTGTTCGGCTCTCCGCCACCCAAAGGACAGGAATTCGACGATCACTATTTCGGAGCTATTCCGGAGCGGGTTCAGGCCTTCATGTTTGAGGTGGAACGCGAATGCTTCAAGCTGGGCATTCCTGCAAAGACACGCCACAATGAAGTGGCGCCCGGCCAGTTTGAATTGGCCCCGGTCTATGAAATGGCCAATGTCGCCACCGACCACCAGCAATTGGTGATGACCACGTTGCGCAAGGTCGCCACCAAATACGGCATGACCTGCCTGCTTCATGAAAAGCCATTTGCCGGCGTCAATGGCAGCGGCAAGCACGTCAATTTCTCCATGGGGTCTTCGAAAGCCGGCAATTTGTTTGATCCAGGCGATACACCTGCAGAAAACGCTCAGTTTGTTGTGTTCTGTGCGGCCATGATTTCATCCGTTTACAAACACGCGAAATTGCTGCGCTCTGTTGTTGCCTCAGCCTCAAATGATCACCGCCTTGGCGCAAATGAAGCACCGCCTGCCATCCTGTCGGTGTTTCTTGGCACAGAGCTGTATGAGGTCATGGAATCCATCGTCAATGGCAGCCCGATCACATCCAAGCGGGTTCCACTGAACCTGGGTGTTGATGTCCTGCCATCCATTCCAAAGGATTCCGGTGACCGTAACCGCACCAGCCCGATGGCCTTTACCGGCAACCGGTTTGAATTCCGCGCTGTTGGCTCCAACCAGTCCATCGCCGGCCCAATGGTTGCCATGAACACGATCATGGCGGAAGCGCTGGATGAAGCGGCCACATTGCTGGAAGCCGCTGACACATCCAGCACCGAAAAGCTGGGCGCAGCCGTTGCTGACTACGTCAAGAAGGTCTGGGGCGAATGTTCAAACGTGGTCTTCAATGGCGATGGCTATGCAGATGAGTGGCAGACGGAGGCGGCCAGGCGCGGCCTGCCAAACCTGGTCACAACACCGGATGCGCTGGGCGTTCTCAAGGAACAGACTTACATTGATCTGTTCGCCAAATATGAGGTCCTGTCCGAGCGCGAACTGGACTCCCGCTATGAGGTCTATGCCGAGCAGTATATTTCTGCGGTCAATGTGGAATCCAATCTGGTGGTGGAAATCGCCAGGACAATGGTGTTCCCGGCAGCCATTCGTTACCAGGGCCAGATGGCCTCAAGTCTGGCCAGCCTGAAGACCATTGGCGTTGAGACCGACCACGACACAATTTCCACACTGACGGCTTTGATCAAGAAATTGCAGGATTCAGTGGCCGGATTGGAAGCCCTCAAGGCCAAGGAGCATGATGCGGACAGCGTGGCTGCACATTGTTTCATGATCAAGGATGAAATCCTGCCGAAAATGCTGGAAGTCCGGGGCCATGTGGATGCGTTGGAAGCCATTGTCGCCGATGATTTATGGCCGCTGCCAACCTACCAGGAAATGCTCTACATCCGATAA
- a CDS encoding ankyrin repeat domain-containing protein encodes MKSIEQLRRDAKALKKAHEAGEVHARSRIASITPRPDGAVLKHSDYLHVIARENSFASWPSLKLAVDMLGMDVAAKRQRLKIAVHDGQFKVVEQLLADMPTLADGDLGLEIALYRRDAVEAALQKEPKRAVEMLGVASPLIHLAHSRMIKVWPEREADMLAIAELLLANGADVNLGSPAHEGSDHQLSPLYFAIGHSDNMVLGRWLLEHGANPNDNESLYHSTELGHHDGLRMLLKHGADPKGTNAMLRAMDFHDLEAVQMLLDAGALAGEFEAASVGGERPFVVPALHQAARRMCGRDMIEKLLDAGADPSGLFEGCSAYAYARVFGNPAMAEALAARGCDLALTPDEALLAKAADGALKGDETITFDQLASGYQDIIRNILHLPGKLDHVTRLVALGMHPDHPDGQGMTPVQLAGWEGLPEMMDFLLSQKPDLNYINGYGGTLLSTIIHGADNCPARAERDYVSCLRLALSAGVVLPRWAMDMAGEEDVAAFLADWAKRHPDQFVET; translated from the coding sequence ATGAAATCCATTGAACAATTGCGCCGTGATGCCAAGGCGTTGAAGAAAGCCCATGAGGCGGGCGAGGTTCATGCGCGGTCGCGGATTGCCAGCATAACGCCGCGTCCGGATGGGGCGGTGTTGAAACATTCAGATTACCTGCATGTGATTGCACGCGAAAACAGTTTTGCAAGCTGGCCATCTCTGAAACTGGCGGTGGACATGCTGGGCATGGATGTTGCTGCCAAACGTCAGCGGCTGAAAATTGCCGTGCATGATGGCCAGTTCAAGGTGGTGGAGCAATTGCTGGCGGACATGCCGACACTGGCTGATGGTGATCTGGGTCTGGAGATTGCGCTGTATCGGCGCGACGCAGTGGAAGCTGCGCTGCAGAAAGAGCCGAAGCGAGCCGTTGAAATGCTTGGCGTGGCATCGCCGCTGATCCATCTGGCACATTCGCGGATGATCAAAGTATGGCCCGAGCGGGAAGCGGACATGCTGGCAATTGCTGAGCTGTTGCTGGCCAATGGTGCTGATGTCAATCTTGGCTCTCCGGCTCATGAAGGCAGCGACCATCAGCTGTCACCGCTCTATTTCGCCATTGGTCATTCAGATAATATGGTGCTGGGCCGCTGGTTGCTGGAGCATGGTGCCAACCCGAATGACAATGAATCGCTGTATCATTCCACCGAGCTTGGCCATCATGACGGGCTGCGCATGTTGCTGAAGCACGGAGCCGATCCGAAAGGCACCAACGCCATGCTGCGGGCGATGGATTTTCATGATCTGGAGGCTGTGCAAATGCTGCTGGATGCCGGAGCGCTTGCCGGTGAATTTGAAGCTGCGTCAGTAGGCGGAGAGCGCCCCTTTGTGGTGCCGGCGCTGCATCAGGCCGCACGGCGCATGTGTGGCCGGGACATGATTGAAAAGCTGCTGGATGCAGGCGCGGACCCGTCCGGCCTGTTTGAAGGCTGTTCGGCCTATGCCTATGCGCGTGTGTTCGGCAACCCGGCAATGGCGGAGGCGCTGGCCGCGCGCGGCTGTGACCTGGCGCTAACGCCTGACGAGGCTTTGTTGGCAAAAGCCGCTGACGGAGCGCTGAAAGGTGATGAGACAATTACGTTCGACCAATTGGCGAGCGGCTATCAGGACATCATTCGCAACATTCTGCATTTGCCGGGGAAACTGGATCATGTGACGCGGCTGGTTGCGCTGGGCATGCACCCGGATCATCCTGATGGACAGGGGATGACGCCGGTGCAACTGGCCGGTTGGGAAGGACTTCCCGAAATGATGGACTTTCTGCTCAGCCAGAAGCCGGATCTGAATTACATCAATGGTTATGGTGGAACACTGCTGAGCACCATCATTCACGGCGCGGACAATTGTCCGGCGCGGGCGGAGCGGGATTATGTCTCCTGTCTCCGTCTGGCTTTGAGCGCAGGGGTTGTCCTGCCACGCTGGGCCATGGACATGGCTGGTGAAGAAGACGTTGCAGCCTTTCTGGCTGATTGGGCGAAGCGCCATCCCGATCAGTTCGTGGAGACTTGA
- a CDS encoding MarR family winged helix-turn-helix transcriptional regulator: MNPTQRQVIDYLSRANRFSRGPSQVADYLGTTRGTVSQTLKSLFGKGYVTEHRSIKDKRAISFDLTKKGEAIALQRNATAKALANMDAETQHALLSSLDQFLIGVLRENDGREFGLCKDCMHFDARNPGGRCRLLDENLSAHETNQICHEQETV; the protein is encoded by the coding sequence TTGAACCCGACCCAAAGGCAGGTGATCGACTATTTATCGCGGGCAAACAGGTTTTCGCGCGGCCCGTCTCAAGTTGCAGACTACCTTGGCACCACACGCGGCACGGTTTCGCAGACATTGAAATCGCTTTTCGGCAAGGGTTATGTGACCGAACACCGCTCGATCAAGGATAAACGTGCGATCAGTTTTGATCTGACAAAGAAAGGCGAGGCAATCGCGCTGCAGCGAAATGCGACCGCGAAAGCGCTGGCGAACATGGACGCCGAGACTCAACACGCGCTTCTTTCATCTCTCGATCAGTTCCTTATCGGAGTGCTACGAGAAAATGACGGCCGCGAATTTGGGTTGTGTAAAGACTGCATGCATTTTGATGCGCGCAATCCAGGCGGCCGCTGCAGACTTCTGGACGAAAATCTGAGCGCCCATGAAACCAACCAAATTTGTCACGAACAGGAAACAGTGTGA